CGGTACACGGAGGATTCTTTCAGCGAGAAATATATCATGACAATAGGCACGACTTTTGCTTTAAAGACTGTTGAAGCAAAAACTCCTGATGATAGAACGGTGAATGCAAGAGTTGTCCTGTGGGACCTAGCTGGACAGCCGACGTACAATGAGCTTCGACGGCGATACATGGCTGGAGCGAGTATGGCGATTATTGTCTATGATGTGACACGGCCACAAACATTCTTGAACGTTGGAGAATGGTTTTACCGCTTCACAACGGTGTGTCCCAATGCAGTTGTGACGGTTGTAGCCAACAAGATAGACAGGAATGACAGATTAGTACCTCGTGAAGCAGGTGAAATGGTACAAGACTGGCTTGATGTCGAGCACTTCGAGACGTCTGCAAAGACTGGCGAGAATATCACCCAGATGTTCAACAATCTTGTGTCCAGATCTATTGAGAAGCAAGCCCAGATGGGGAAACTAGGCAGCATGGTACAAGATGCTCGAAAGACAAGAATGTAGAAACTCTAACAGAAGGCGGTTCGTATGGCTAGGAGCAAGAAAGTAATCAAAGGTGCAGTGGGTCATCTCGCACTTTTCGTTTTGAACTTCTTCGTCCTTGTGGGAGTGATAGAAAGCTTGCAGCTTTTCAATGAAAACCTCCCTTTCTTGAACGTCTTGCTTCTCGGGTATATGCTGATACATACCTTCAGTCTATTATCGATTCAGCTTGGTATCCAGATTCTAGAATTGATTCGCATCCGAATGCCTACATTCTTGCCTACGTACTACTTCCAGTTCTCTGATGAAGAGGCAATTCCTATTCCGTTATTGGATCCGACCAAGAGCAAGCTTGCCGTACTGATCATCTTGCTCGTCATTTCGGGAGGGGTTATTTTATATCCAATATTTGCGATTTATGGGTTTTTCCTGACACAGGCCCATCTACTGGTCATAGCACTAGAACCTGCTGTCATCCTTGATTACTTCGGTATATTTCTCAACTGGATGCCCCCGATTATTGCATTCATAGTCGCGATAGTGATTCTGTCAATCGTTGCTGTGGAATTTCGACACATGTAGATTACAGAATTTCATCATCAAGAAGCAGGCTGTCTTTCCGCTTTGGGCCAATGGACAAGAGAGCCACATCGGTATCCGTTTTAGATTCGATAAACTGGATATACGCCTTCGCTGCATCAGGCAATCCCTCAAAACCCCGACTGAGTGCATTGGCTCTGAATTGCTCTATGGAAGTTTGCCAACCCTCCATGTTCGCATATATGGGTTCTACTTCTTCAGCTTCTTCAACCGAAGCAGGAAGGAAATCGATTTCCTCTCCGTCGAGAGTATACTTGGTACAAACCTTGATTGGGTCGATGCCGCACATGACATCAAGCTTGCTCATTGCTAGATGAGTTGCTCCGTTGAGATGAATAGCATAGTTTAAGGCTATCAAATCAAGCCACCCACACCGTCGAGGCCGCCCGGTTACCGTACCAAATTCCTTCCCCTGGTTCCGAAGCAAATCAGCTGTCTCACCGTGTAACTCGGTTGGGAATGGGCCAGACCCAACTCGGGTGGTATAGGCCTTGAAGACACCCATAATCCGGTCCAATGCATTCGGTGGGACTCCGCTACCAGTAGCAGCCGCAGAAGCAATGCAATTGGAGCTTGTAACATAAGGATAAGTCCCATGGTCAATGTCCAGCAGAGTGCCTTGAGCTCCTTCGAAGAGAATCCGTTGACCAGTTTTCATTGCCTCACGCAAGACTATCCCGCTATCATCCACG
This genomic window from Candidatus Thorarchaeota archaeon contains:
- a CDS encoding GTP-binding protein, which encodes MNTEPASHMFKAVALGDGAVGKTSCIKRYTEDSFSEKYIMTIGTTFALKTVEAKTPDDRTVNARVVLWDLAGQPTYNELRRRYMAGASMAIIVYDVTRPQTFLNVGEWFYRFTTVCPNAVVTVVANKIDRNDRLVPREAGEMVQDWLDVEHFETSAKTGENITQMFNNLVSRSIEKQAQMGKLGSMVQDARKTRM
- a CDS encoding adenylosuccinate synthase — encoded protein: MTNLVVVGLEYGDEGKGKVVDYLAEAYDITVRFQGGCNAGHTVETSGRSFKFRLIPSGAIRGKKAVIGNGVVIDPSVLTAEIEQLHEAGIDFELVVSNRAHITTPYHVQLDELQEKAKGKGKVGTTKSGIGPSYASKASRTGLRAGDFCTGEAEERWKQYLPQSKRVIERAYNAELTESPDSVWTSLKSHMTTLDEYVDDSGIVLREAMKTGQRILFEGAQGTLLDIDHGTYPYVTSSNCIASAAATGSGVPPNALDRIMGVFKAYTTRVGSGPFPTELHGETADLLRNQGKEFGTVTGRPRRCGWLDLIALNYAIHLNGATHLAMSKLDVMCGIDPIKVCTKYTLDGEEIDFLPASVEEAEEVEPIYANMEGWQTSIEQFRANALSRGFEGLPDAAKAYIQFIESKTDTDVALLSIGPKRKDSLLLDDEIL